The genomic stretch GGTTGCGCTGGCGATGCTCATCGCCGAGCGGGCGCTGAAGCAGTCGGTCGACCCGGGGGTACAGGAGCGGCTGGTCAAAGAGTTCGCGGAGAAACTCAGTGCAAGTCCCAATGCCAAGGCGCAACCACCGAACGCATGATTCACTCCGGTAGAATCCGAACACTCGATCCCTCGATCACTCTATCCCTCGATCCCTTTTCCCATGACTGACGCCGCCCGCAGCATCGCGCTTGCACTGTTCCGTGAGACCCGCGAGCATGGCGAGATCGAGGCGGTCACGTCCGACCTGGCACAGCTTGCCCGACTCGCATCCAGCCATGAGGTACGGCGGTTCCTCTACCATCCGCGCATCCCGCTGGAAGACAAGGAACGGATACTGGCCCCGTCCGTTGGGAACGAACTGGTGCGACGCGTACTGTCGATACTGCTCTACACGCGCGCAACCGGGCTGATTGCCGCGGTGAACGCGGCGTTCGTGCGGCTCGTGCGGCGCGAGCGCGGGTTCGTGGAAACCGTGGCGCGGGTGGCGCAACCGCTGACCCCGGCACAGGAAGAGGAAATTCGTACGGCGGTCGCGGCCGCGACCGGCCTTACTCCGGTGATGAAGGTACAGGTAGACCCGCAGCTCATCGGCGGCGTCCGCCTGACCATCGACGGCCGGGTGGCCGATAACAGCTTGAAGTCGCGGCTGGAACGACTGAAGGAGAGCTTGGAAGCCCTATGAGAAGCGAAGATATTGTCCGGCTCATCAAGGAACAGATTGAAGGCTATCGGTCGGAACTGAAGGTCGAGGAGGTCGGCTACGTCCTGCAAATTGGTGACGGCATCGCCCTCGTCTACGGTCTGGACCGCGCCCTGGTTGGCGAGCTGCTCGAATTCCCGAACGGCATCTACGGCATCGTCCTGAACCTCGACCGCGAATCGGTCGGCACGGCCGTGCTCGGCGACTACTCGGCCATCAAGGAAGGCGACGAAGTCCGGCGCACCGGGCGGGTCTTCGAGGTCCCGGTCGGCGACGGCCTGCTCGGCCGCGTGGTCACACCGCTGGGTCTGCCCCTCGACGACAAGGGTCCGATTGCCGCCGACAAGCACCGGCCGATTGAGGTCATCGCACCGGGCGTGGTCGACCGCCAGCCTGTGACTGAGCCGCTCCAGACCGGCATCAAGGCCATTGACGCGGTCGTGCCCATTGGCCGCGGTCAGCGCGAGCTCATCATCGGTGACCGCCAGACCGGCAAGACCACGATTCTGACCGACACCATCATCAACCAGCGCGGCGGCGACGTCATCTGTGTCTACGTCGCCATCGGCCAGAAGCAGGCGACGGTCGCGCGCATCATCGACAAGCTGCGCCGGGCCGGCGCCATGGACTACACCATCGTGGTCGCGGCGACGGCCAACGACCCGGCCCCGCGCCAGTACATCGCGCCCTATGCCGGCTGCGCCATGGCCGAGGAATTCATGAACGCCGGTCGCGATGTGCTCATCGTCTACGACGACCTTTCCAAGCACGCGGTCGCGTACCGGCAACTCTCGCTGCTGCTCCGCCGGCCGCCCGGACGCGAAGCCTACCCCGGCGATATCTTCTACCTGCACTCGCGCCTGCTCGAGCGCGCGGCCAAGCTATCCGACGCGCTGGGCGGCGGCTCGATCACCGCTCTCCCGGTAATCGAGACCCAGGCGGGCGACTTCTCCGCCTACATCCCAACCAACGTCGTCTCCATCACCGATGGACAGATTTACCTTGAGCCGAGCCTCTTCTACGCCGGAGTGCGGCCGGCAGTGAATATCGGCCTTTCCGTTTCGCGTGTCGGCGGCACCGCCCAGCTCAAGGCCATGCGCTCGGTCGCGGGCCGGCTCCGGCTCGACCTTGCCCAATATCGCGACCTTGCCGCATTCGCCCAGTTCGGCGCGGACTTAGGCGAGTCGGTCCGCCAGCAGCTCCGCCGCGGTGAGAAGCTCACCGAACTGCTGAAGCAGAACGAGGACGCGCCGCTCCCGGTCGGCAAGGAAGTGGCGTCGGTCTTCGCCGGCGTATCGGGCTACCTTGACGACGTACCCACTGCCAAAGTCCGCGACTTCGAGCACGGGCTGCTCGAATTCCTCGACCGTAAGCACGCGGACCTGCTGAAGAACCTGGCTGACCCGGTGAAAGGCGCGGACTTTCTGCCCGAGCTCAAGCAGGCGGTCGAAGTCTACAAGAAGGAATCGAACCTTGCAGAACCCCCGCGAGCTTAAGCGGCGCATCGCCACCATCCAGAATATCGAGCGGACGGTGGACGCGATGCAGAAGATTTCGGCCGCGCGGCTCAACCGCGAGCGAGTGCGGGTCCAATCGAACCGACCCTACATCGACGCCATGCTCGAGCTGGTCGGTGACATCGCCGCCACGTCCGACCTGTCCCATCCGCTGCTCGACGTACGCGATGGCTCCGGCTACCTGCTCCTCTGCATCGGCACCGACCGCGGCATGTGCGGTGCGTACAACACCAACGTGATGCGGGCGGCCTCCGCTTTCATCGCGACCCGCCACCGGGAACGGTTGTTCCTCGTGACCGCGGGCCGCAAGCTGCGCCGCTTCACGCCGCGCACGAACGCTACCATTATCCGAGAGGTGACGCACTTCGCTCAACCCCCCTCGACCGCTGACGTCGAGAGCGTGGCCGCGACCATCACCGATGCTTT from bacterium encodes the following:
- the atpH gene encoding ATP synthase F1 subunit delta, which encodes MTDAARSIALALFRETREHGEIEAVTSDLAQLARLASSHEVRRFLYHPRIPLEDKERILAPSVGNELVRRVLSILLYTRATGLIAAVNAAFVRLVRRERGFVETVARVAQPLTPAQEEEIRTAVAAATGLTPVMKVQVDPQLIGGVRLTIDGRVADNSLKSRLERLKESLEAL
- the atpA gene encoding F0F1 ATP synthase subunit alpha; amino-acid sequence: MRSEDIVRLIKEQIEGYRSELKVEEVGYVLQIGDGIALVYGLDRALVGELLEFPNGIYGIVLNLDRESVGTAVLGDYSAIKEGDEVRRTGRVFEVPVGDGLLGRVVTPLGLPLDDKGPIAADKHRPIEVIAPGVVDRQPVTEPLQTGIKAIDAVVPIGRGQRELIIGDRQTGKTTILTDTIINQRGGDVICVYVAIGQKQATVARIIDKLRRAGAMDYTIVVAATANDPAPRQYIAPYAGCAMAEEFMNAGRDVLIVYDDLSKHAVAYRQLSLLLRRPPGREAYPGDIFYLHSRLLERAAKLSDALGGGSITALPVIETQAGDFSAYIPTNVVSITDGQIYLEPSLFYAGVRPAVNIGLSVSRVGGTAQLKAMRSVAGRLRLDLAQYRDLAAFAQFGADLGESVRQQLRRGEKLTELLKQNEDAPLPVGKEVASVFAGVSGYLDDVPTAKVRDFEHGLLEFLDRKHADLLKNLADPVKGADFLPELKQAVEVYKKESNLAEPPRA
- the atpG gene encoding ATP synthase F1 subunit gamma, producing MQNPRELKRRIATIQNIERTVDAMQKISAARLNRERVRVQSNRPYIDAMLELVGDIAATSDLSHPLLDVRDGSGYLLLCIGTDRGMCGAYNTNVMRAASAFIATRHRERLFLVTAGRKLRRFTPRTNATIIREVTHFAQPPSTADVESVAATITDAFLHKDAVRAYVVYTEFHSAAGNRPVVKRILPVMPVERRIGNWLCEPSPQAVLDRLMPQYVRAALHHAFLEASASEHAARMVMMEQASVSARRMIDELTLLANKLRQQTITRELSDIVGTAEALSG